The Blastomonas fulva genome contains a region encoding:
- a CDS encoding D-2-hydroxyacid dehydrogenase has product MTKAVISALVRPLLEPAIPDGVDVVWIGSADEARVEVADADIAWVDMHDKQAMRDVVLAGTGLKWVSTLYAGLDHFPVEELTARGTRVTNGVGINTIAVAEYAVLGMLSMAKGYADVVRAADRREWLWTSPGTIELYETRALVIGYGAIGSAIGERLKGFGVEVTGVARTARPDAGILGADEWRGRIGEYDWVVIATPATRETDALIGADELAAMKPEAILVNIARGECVDQDALIAALKGKSIAGAFLDVTTPEPLPADHELWTLPNVQISMHLSGRAQNRMFQRAAALFADNLGRYVRGEALVNEVDLALGY; this is encoded by the coding sequence ATGACCAAGGCCGTGATTTCCGCACTCGTACGACCATTGCTCGAACCGGCCATCCCCGATGGCGTCGATGTGGTGTGGATCGGTTCGGCGGACGAGGCCAGGGTCGAGGTGGCCGATGCCGATATCGCCTGGGTCGACATGCACGACAAGCAGGCGATGCGCGATGTGGTGCTGGCGGGCACCGGGTTGAAATGGGTTTCCACCCTCTATGCCGGGCTCGACCATTTCCCGGTCGAGGAGCTGACCGCGCGCGGCACCCGGGTCACCAACGGCGTCGGCATCAACACCATCGCGGTCGCCGAATACGCGGTGCTGGGTATGCTCAGCATGGCCAAGGGCTATGCTGACGTCGTGCGCGCCGCGGACAGGCGCGAGTGGCTGTGGACCTCGCCCGGGACGATCGAGCTTTACGAAACCCGCGCATTGGTCATCGGCTATGGTGCGATCGGTTCTGCGATCGGCGAGCGGCTGAAGGGTTTCGGGGTGGAGGTAACCGGGGTTGCCCGCACCGCGCGGCCCGACGCCGGAATACTGGGAGCTGACGAATGGCGCGGGCGGATCGGCGAGTATGACTGGGTGGTCATCGCGACGCCTGCCACGCGCGAAACCGATGCGCTGATCGGTGCCGACGAGCTCGCCGCGATGAAACCCGAGGCGATCCTGGTCAACATCGCGCGCGGCGAATGCGTCGATCAGGACGCGCTGATCGCTGCGCTCAAGGGCAAGAGCATCGCGGGCGCGTTTCTCGACGTCACCACGCCCGAGCCGTTACCGGCCGATCATGAGCTGTGGACTCTCCCCAATGTGCAGATCTCGATGCACCTCTCGGGCCGCGCGCAGAACCGGATGTTCCAGCGGGCGGCGGCCCTTTTTGCGGACAATCTGGGCCGCTATGTGCGCGGCGAGGCGCTGGTCAACGAGGTCGACCTCGCACTGGGATACTGA
- a CDS encoding N-acetylmuramidase family protein — translation MDRSPVFSAIKALRSGQSFTQADVTAIDSLLDTLGIARSTGTAATATKIGLTEADFQQVAAALGCTVAQIRAVWEVESGGGWFSDVRGDILALDGPGGFLDGPHLPKILFEAHIFNRYTEGKYRASHPNLSSARWNRKLYVGGQGEYIRLWKAMALDRKAALLSASVGGAQIMGFNHQAAGFPTVEAFWDAMKQSEAAHLKAFAAFITSKKLVSALRAISNVAAACMAFAKGYNGAGFAANNYHVKIAAAHAKYS, via the coding sequence ATGGACCGCTCCCCCGTCTTTTCTGCGATCAAGGCCCTGCGCTCCGGCCAGTCCTTCACCCAGGCTGATGTGACCGCAATCGATAGTCTGCTCGATACGCTGGGGATTGCCCGATCGACGGGCACCGCTGCCACCGCAACCAAGATCGGACTGACCGAAGCGGACTTTCAGCAAGTCGCCGCAGCGCTGGGCTGCACCGTCGCGCAGATCCGCGCGGTGTGGGAGGTCGAAAGCGGCGGCGGCTGGTTCAGCGACGTCCGCGGCGACATCCTGGCGCTTGACGGCCCCGGCGGCTTTCTCGACGGGCCGCATCTGCCCAAGATCCTGTTCGAGGCGCACATCTTCAATCGCTATACCGAAGGCAAGTACCGCGCGAGCCACCCCAACCTGTCGAGCGCACGCTGGAACCGGAAGCTCTATGTCGGCGGCCAGGGCGAATACATCCGGTTGTGGAAGGCGATGGCGCTGGATCGCAAGGCGGCGCTGCTATCCGCCTCGGTCGGCGGCGCGCAGATCATGGGGTTCAACCACCAGGCCGCGGGCTTCCCCACGGTCGAGGCGTTCTGGGACGCGATGAAGCAGTCCGAAGCCGCGCATCTCAAGGCCTTCGCCGCGTTCATCACCTCGAAAAAGCTGGTGAGCGCGCTGAGAGCGATCAGCAATGTCGCAGCGGCGTGCATGGCCTTTGCCAAGGGATATAACGGCGCGGGCTTTGCCGCGAACAACTATCATGTGAAGATCGCCGCCGCGCATGCCAAATACAGCTGA